CGCTTGATACTTAAAGTGTTAAGTGTCCCTGCCCTGCTGCTGACTCAGCTCACCTCATGACCTGAAGGGAAGCCACGAGCTTTTATTGGTCATTTAAAGttttgtgagagaaagagagagagacactggtACCAAAGGTGAGTGTCACAGTCGCCCAGATGACAAAATCAGAATAAAAGGGagtttctgtgaaaatgtttttctttcttctttctcagaCATGGATTCACCAGGACATGACGGCCCCGATCTGACGAACGGGATGGAGAAGACGAGCACGCTGAAGCACTTTCCTCCTTACGGATCCATGGGTGGAAACTCGACTGGCGACACCTGCCCCACGTGTCGGGGAACCGGGCGGATTCCCAGAGgtttttataatattaaaaaaacaactcactttTTTATCATTCGCCACCATTTCTCATCCTTTCAGTTCACGTTCAGCAGCACAGGAACCGAAATAAACCGAAAGACacagatgtgtgcgtgtgtgtgcgtgtgtgtgcgtgtgtgtgtgtgagtcggaAGGCCGCTGCcatttccttctgtctctgtgtgtgcgcaggtcAAGCAGATCAGCTCGTAGCTGTGATATCGTGTAACGATGTCAGACTGAAACCGAGACGCACGTAAGGAGAATATGTGTTCGTATGCAGTCGtgaatatgtgtttgtattgtgaATATGCATTTTTATGCAGTTGTGAATATGTGTTTTTATGCAGttgtaaatatgtgtttgtatgcagttgtaaatatgtgtttgtattgtgaatatgtgtttgtatgcagttgtaaatgtgtgtttgtatgcagttgtgaatatgtgtttgtgattgtgttaatatgtgtttgtatgcagttgtgaatgtgtttgtattttactttatcCGTTTTTCCATTCTGTGCTACTTTACATTTCTACTGCACTGTATTTCAGATGGACATATTGCACTTTGCACATATTACAGCGTTGCAAAATTATGACTTTACATGTAAAACATAtgatagattaaaaaaatatatataatgcagCGCTACAGATGAAATCACCCTGCAGTTTATAAAAGTAGtaccaaaacagaaaaatgctaCTTACACGTCAATGCATTCCTCATATTAATTGGACATTCGTGATTctggaaaaatgtgttgttggaTTAAATTTCCTGTCCGACAAGTTCCTGAAATAgatatcccttttttttttaaatgcagaactAGTGTTTTTTAGTCTGTAACACGGACAccgatgtgtgtgtttcacaatCGTTGCGTCATGTCATTTGCTCAACAGTTGAACCGCTTGCCGTGTGTGTTTGGCGTTGCAGGAAGCTGTACGTGTGCGCCTCCATGGCcgcgtgtgtctgtctctgctgtctcatcctcttcttcctcttcccccggAGCATCACCCTGACGCCCGTGTCCGTGCTGTCGGTCATGGTCTACTTCCACCCGGACACCGTCAATGTGCAGGTCACAGTGAgtaagaggaaaagaaaatgtataaatcGGTGTCTTTGAAACTAGTCAAcaccagtgtgataagaacgacctaaAAAGGACAGAAGCCATCCTTGAGAAAAACCTATTTAACAAGAAcattgactttttagtttggtgcATGTTCCATGTTGCTAACATGCAGGGGggcctatactgcagccagccaccagggggcgatccaggtgatttggcttcacttttgggttccgtcatgtcgtccatctttcaGTCTAGGGTCCTTCATATTAAGCGGACAGACCCATAGACTGTGGTAAAAAGGGTACGTCCataaagtgaagccaatacggaagtgcctgaaaaacGGTGTTCTCCTggatcaccagcagagggcaactccactggttgtttctccGGAAGTCTACGGGAACATGACTCTACGTCTCTTTCTTAAATGCTCCAGAATCTCATCAACGTCACCAACGAGAACTTTGTGCCGGTCCAGATCGTGGATTTCAACGTCCAGAGTGTGGTCGCCGACATCGTCCTGGGCAAGAGCAAGATCTTAAACATGACCGCCATCCCGTCCCGCTCGCAGAAGTCGGTGAGTTTTTTAGCCACGAGGATTTCGCAAtcgaaaaatgcaaaaacatttgcTGATAAATTATGTcgtgcaaaaaaaatcttcttacATCTCTTCCTCTAACTTCTGCAGTACACCATTCGATTTGATCTGCCCATAAGCGACAAAGGACTTAAGTAGGCACATtacacttttatatatttatacattgtttataacattttataacACATCCATCGTTATTGTCTATGTGCATGAATTCACACATcaactgtgttgtgttttttttccctttcagttCTTATTGCAAGTCGAGCTCTATCAACATTCACATGCTTTTCATGGAGTTGCAGTAAGTGTCAATCTAAAAGCATATCTCACACCTACAGGGTGTTAACGGCGTCACTTGCATCTTTTGAATCTGAAATGTTCCTTTGAGACAACACGGATGTTACGTTTTGCTTTAAGGAATCAGtgaaattcattatttacactCCTGAGAATCTGTTCCTGCCTCTGACCAGTCGCTCCTCATCCTCGAGCGTGGTCACGAGTTTCCTCCTCCGAGGAGCTGAATGTGTCACAATTGAACTCAAGATGCAAATAAATGGCATCAAAGCTACTGCTGAACATAATCTTACGTTTACATGAAAATCAAGAGTTGCGCATCAGAAAGTGCCGGTATTTTGCAGAGGGGTTTTCCTCTAGTCAGCTTGTATTGGTCCTTCTTGaaactttaatgttttattaagtttttttgatcaggtattgatcaaATTCTGTCTTTGTAACagtcaaaaaacaataatgtcatAAATCATCCATTTCTTCCATTTATGAGTTAAAACAATGAGCAACAATAAGCTATAAGCTAATCATTTCTAACCGGTGCTCTATGATGAAAATTGAACTTCAATAAAGAGATTATTCATTCATGCCACACGTTTTTCTACATACTGCAAAAGTGTGCAAAAAAGgttaataaatgaattaaattataatttagTTATATAATGTACCATGTGTGATAACCATAAGGTATGAAAGAGCAGTTTAAACTTTGTTTCtgagataaaaaattaaaatagctGCAATATTCGTGTGTGGCCACATGGTGGCGACAGAACAAGCCATAAAAAAGcgacagatacagacagatatatatatatatacacatagatagatatattgTACTtgattgatcccaaactggggaTTGTTAATGTCAGAGCAGCAGGTATCAGggaaatgacaaaacacacctcacaaaatataaaaaaatataagaaactTAAGAACCGCAAAAACTATACAAGAATAAGGAATGTAAATATAAGGAATGTACATGAAATAGTGCAAGTTATGTGCAAATTGTTGCCAGTAATGTGCAgaagaacatggtaacatgaaggtgcaagGTGTGTTAAACTATATACTAGATGAAAACatgacacagatacagatactgTCTCCAGCTGCCCTCTCAAGGTGTTCCTCCCCCCCCCAGAATGACGCTGAACATTTCCTACCTGTCCCACACGGAGCAGCTGTCCCTGAACGCCTTCGAGTACATCGACTGTGGCACCAACTCGACGACCCCTCATCCCGTCAGACGTGGGATCGTGaaataatgaatattcatgGACGCATTGGACCTTTAACTCTTTGGTACAGGATGTGTGAACGATGACCGCAGAGAAATACACATCTGATCTTGTTCTGTATGTCGTTTTAGCATACCTGaagattttaaatcaatcaCTACCAAgttctgattttaaaaagtaggTGGATTAAAATCCTCaacatcttttttgttgttgttgttgctctcatTCGTTTGAGACGTGCCTGtaaatcttttcttctttttttaaatgtttaattatgtatattttataaaaatggaaTTGATTGCACAAGAGCTTATTTCATTTGCAGGACTCAGGATGTTGATCACTGATAATCGTGTCATTTTGCACTTTATTCAACTTTTGGCATTTAAGGTTCTGCATGTTagaaatgttaaattttttggggggcaaatcttgtgtatttgtgtttagcACCTTGGACCATTTCGTTCCCATAAATTCTGTACATGCTAACGACTAATaaacaaatgttgaaatgaCAGGGACCAAAAAGCAGATGTCAAAATCACACACAAGATATGATGTTCCATGTAGTGGAACGAGACTCCCTGTCCGGTCGCTCCTGCGGATGACCGCCAGAGGGCGTCGTTCAGCTCAGTCAGGTGCTCGTGACGTCACCTGGGCTTCTttcgggggttttttttccagggtgTTCGTGCCCTCGAGTCTCTCTCCTCATTCGGCTCAGAGCTGCCGGATGTGACCGACGGGACGAGGGACATCACGCTCTCACTATGGACCAGTCCACTTCTGGCGGATGATGCTTCTCACTGcgcatttaaaaaagaagaagaagaaaaaaaaggtatgaaCATGTCGTTTGACGTGCAACGAAGAGCATTGCATTACTTGTGTGCGATTAAGTgcgtggaattttttttattatttcatcctAATTGCTCGGTTGGTAGAATATGTTGTTGAAGTTATTCAATTAAATTGCACATCAATATCAAAAAATAGGATTCTAAGTAGTAGATTtcgtgcaggaggaggagggaaactATATGGTGGTTTTATTCCCTGTAGAATGAATTCAGATAATTCAGGAAGTAGTAAAATTATGAATCCATAAGCGTGAcggtacatttttttaaaatgattaattatACTCCTCTAAGCTGCATGTGATGTGTGATCATTCTCAGGTTCAGATGTAATCATGCAGATGTTTGATGGATATCagcatgtcaacaacaacaacaacaacaaccggattagtgttgctgcagcagcagtgctcgcacacacacacacgcacacgcacacacacacacacgcacacacgcacgcagtcGGCTGAGTGGAGCAGTAAATACACATAGACTACAGTTTGATCCGTCCACTGCGCTGGAATCAATCTGCCCCCCATCTCAAGAAGAGCCCTCAGGTTTATCAGTCTTAAGAGGATTACAGCCGGAGCAGATAAGAAACGAGACAACCCCCCACATTCCCAATTAACTGCTGTTTGGCTCCGTAATGTGTCACCGAGAGATTGTTTTAGACAACCAGAAGGAGAATTtgaagtgacatcacatgtgCGGGGGGGCGGTGATATATCGAATGTATCTGctgtgaaacacaacaggaactGCCGTGCTGATAGGACCAAATTGCATCAAGTGCTTTGCCTCCACTGATAATCCTCACTATCTGCTGTCGGTGTCTCCTCCGCAGACTATACTGCAAACACTCGTTTCTCAAGCAGCCATTGTCTTCTCATTAACTGTTAActcactctctgtgtgttctgatTAAGGTCTCCGACACCACGTGGTCCCATCTGTCCCCTGGAGGACGGGGAGCCAATGCCAATCTCCTTGAAAAATAGGATTAAAGCAGGAATCTGTCACCTCTCCTCGACCGAGTAGGTGTGAATCGCCTGGGCTGGAACCATGGGCAACCAGCTGACTGATATGGCCCCCAGCACGCCCTTCCTGCCAAACTTCCAGTCGCTGCACGTGGTGGTGATCGGCCTCGACTCGGCCGGCAAAACCTCCCTGCTCTACAGGCTCAAGCTGAAGGAGTTCGTGAAGACCATCCCCACCAAGGGCTTCAACACGGAGAAGATCAAGGTGGCAGTGGGGGTGTCCCGGGCCATCAACTTCCAGGTGTGGGACGTGGGCGGGCAGGAGAAGCTGCGCCCGCTCTGGAAGTCGTACACGCGGCGGACGGACGGCATCGTGTTCGTGGTGGACTCCACGGAGCAGGAGCGCATGGAGGAGGCCAAGGTGGAGCTGCACAGGATCACGCGCACCTCGGAGAACCAGGGCGTGCCCGTGCTCGTCCTGGCCAACAAGCAGGACCAGGAGTCGGCCCTGTGCGTCAGCGAGGTGGAGAAGCTGCTCGCCGTCCACGAACTGAGCGCCAACACGCTGCGCCACGTGCAGAGCTGCAGCGCCGTCAACGGCCACGGCCTCCAGCCGGGCCTGGAGAAGCTGTACGAGATGAtcctgaagaggaagaagatggtgAAGcacaacaggaacaggaagagatGAGCTCGGCGCGGCGCGGCTCACACCCTGCGGACATTACCTCCAGAGATTGATCCTCTTATTGAGACACTTCCGAGCTTAATGGTCCCTTTTAAATGGGAGAGCGATGAGTGCCAACAGAACAACAATTACACGCGGCCCCTTTCAGGAGAAATGGATTTACTCATAATAATTGAAGCAGTATTGACATATTCTCTGTTCCGCGACTGTGCAGCTGCCCTTTGAAAGCTCAAGACACTGTTAGTCCTTTTAAGAAGAGCTTTTCTACACTTGTTTTAAGAGATTTCTAACAAGACGTCTGCCTGGGAAGTGTAGGACTAATATATGAACACATTAGATCCAAGCACAAAAGAATCTAGAATAtccatttttaaatgtctttcacGAGCCTGCGCAGATGATATCCCACTATATAACTCGTTCCACGATGTTTGGATGCGTCCCAGAATATTTGTTCcacatattttttgtgtttgtgctggacagggatttttcttttcttttttcaaacgaGTTGTGATAAAGCACCAACTGATGATGAATTTTATTGCCATGGAACAATAATCCTAAGTGCATTCCCTTTCATGGCCACAGAGGTTAAGTTTCATTTACTATATACAACAATAGTGTTTATACAAATTGTACGAGacttaataaatcaaaaacactgtaCAGAACGTTCCACTGTTATCTTTCTATCTTGAACTCAATGTTCAGCCTGTGAGTGAATGAGCATCCGTACGGTTCAGACCTGGCCCCAAAGAGATGGATAGAATATTGTGATTAACCAAAAGCAGCAGTTAGCTCGTAGCTAACTGGTGACGAGCTGGTGGACAAAGCGGATCGTCGGTGGCTGAAGAGCAAGATATCTTCTTCTGGagtcggtggagaccaaagaTGGAGCCGGAAGAGAGCGAATGCGAATCTTAAGAATGATAATGTTGCTCAGGAAATGTTTGCTAACGTCTTTAACCAATTTAAtagtcagtgttttgttttgtggtgcCAGGTTTTAACATTTGCATGATCTTAAATCGGCCTCTTTGGGGGATTTCAAGACGACCTTCATCTAAATTTGGCAGTCCTGAGCTGTGACCCTGTCCCCTATCCACGGCTGAATCAGCAAATTAGgctgtcagagtgtgtgtggggggtgagggggggggcacTCCCGCCCCCACACAGTCAACACAATCCAACACAATCCATCTACTTTGATTTCCAGCCCCGCCAGCTGCTGACGGTGTAATTGCATCAATTATTGGTGAGGTGGCTCAGAGGTTGAGGCGGTTTCTAGTCCTGCGACGTGATCCGGTTGGACTGAACCACCTGAGGCTCAGTGACACCTCTTCTTTCTCAGACAACATGTCCGtatgcaaagaaacacaacgtGTAGTCTCCCACTCTGCAGTGGAAGGTGTGTTTGCGCCGTTAGAATTAGGGGGTCCACCCTGCATGTCGCGTTCACCTCAGTGCAGACCGGAGCCGGATCTGACCGTTCCCTCGTCGCGCTGAAGGCAAAAGCCAGGTGTTGGCGCGTTCATTGCCTCCTGCTGCGTTGTCAAGACAAGACAGAATCGCAGGCCCCTTTTTCGAAACAGCGAGAGACCTGCGACGCACCCCCGACTCCAGTGACCTCGCCGTCCCCATTGTTCGCGACAGTGAGCTCATTAAAAACTCTCAAGGATATCTTTTGCAGAATCATCTTGACACAGCAGCTGGTCCCTGAATACATTAGCATCGTGATGCGGCGCTTTCAGCGGCGGAGACGCACTGTGGGCATGCGGAGGCATCAATCAGCCggcgggggaaaaaacacgCCTAACGCCCTGCGACTGAGATTCTCCTCCTAgggttaaaaagaaatgtgcaaaagaCGGCGTGTTGCAGCCAAAGAAAGGTGATTCTGCACATTCGATCGACCCAGAGCCACGATCCATCCAGTGGGGGGGATAAGAACCTCAGGGGGCGACATGTACATGTTCTTTGcatctttctgtcactctctctctcacttcctgttttccagGCGGTGATGGTGGCTGACAAGTAACACACGAGAGACGGAAGTCTCGGGGTTTATGTGTCAGGGCtcaagacgaggaggaggggggggggggggggggtaccagGGATGCAGGTGCATCCCTGGTATCGTGTGACATAAATCGGAGACGGCTTCACCTCTGGGCttcgaaaaaaaacaatgatttccCTCAAAGTCGACCAAAGGACACGAACGAGATTTATCCTCTGGGGATCgtgaatgtttgaattttttttcattcctatCCATTGAATAGTCATATGGTTGATATTTGACAGTCAACAGGGGGCACGATGACCGTTTGGCTACCAGGGCCCTGCCAAAGTGCCCAAAAGTTCCG
This Scophthalmus maximus strain ysfricsl-2021 chromosome 16, ASM2237912v1, whole genome shotgun sequence DNA region includes the following protein-coding sequences:
- the tmem106a gene encoding transmembrane protein 106A isoform X1: MDSPGHDGPDLTNGMEKTSTLKHFPPYGSMGGNSTGDTCPTCRGTGRIPRGQADQLVAVISCNDVRLKPRRTKLYVCASMAACVCLCCLILFFLFPRSITLTPVSVLSVMVYFHPDTVNVQVTNLINVTNENFVPVQIVDFNVQSVVADIVLGKSKILNMTAIPSRSQKSYTIRFDLPISDKGLNSYCKSSSINIHMLFMELQMTLNISYLSHTEQLSLNAFEYIDCGTNSTTPHPVRRGIVK
- the tmem106a gene encoding transmembrane protein 106A isoform X2 codes for the protein MDSPGHDGPDLTNGMEKTSTLKHFPPYGSMGGNSTGDTCPTCRGTGRIPRGQADQLVAVISCNDVRLKPRRTKLYVCASMAACVCLCCLILFFLFPRSITLTPVSVLSVMVYFHPDTVNVQNLINVTNENFVPVQIVDFNVQSVVADIVLGKSKILNMTAIPSRSQKSYTIRFDLPISDKGLNSYCKSSSINIHMLFMELQMTLNISYLSHTEQLSLNAFEYIDCGTNSTTPHPVRRGIVK
- the arl4d gene encoding ADP-ribosylation factor-like protein 4D — protein: MGNQLTDMAPSTPFLPNFQSLHVVVIGLDSAGKTSLLYRLKLKEFVKTIPTKGFNTEKIKVAVGVSRAINFQVWDVGGQEKLRPLWKSYTRRTDGIVFVVDSTEQERMEEAKVELHRITRTSENQGVPVLVLANKQDQESALCVSEVEKLLAVHELSANTLRHVQSCSAVNGHGLQPGLEKLYEMILKRKKMVKHNRNRKR